AGAAAATTCATGAATtgttaaagtaaaaaatggtCACGAGCAAATTCTCAATCTTTCATCATGCCTAGTGTTGGGACAGTCTACAACTCTACATATGTTTTTTTACAGTTTAGACTTAGGTATCTTTTCTTTGGAGTGTGGATGAATAGGGAAGCTATTAAGGTTCAGGCATCTTCATTATATTGTTAGATTCTTTTCTCTCACTCCAAGATCACTTTTTTAACACTGAAAAATGGGAAAGCAAAATTCTCTTATACTACTAACCTATACATTCCCTTATATTCTAAAAAGATGGTGTTTTTAGAGATAAAACACCATGCTTTGATGTGATGTGTCACATAATTGTTTTTAGCCctcttaattatatttcttcCACTGTCATCAAGAGTCTTGGAGTTTATGAAAAGGGTTGGAAGTTGACAGTAATAAATTCTCAGGTACTTAAGATAATGACTGGTCACTCATTACCAAGAttgtatttttcatgaattgaGAGGCAAAATAATGGGCCAATGCCACAACAGAAGATGCACCCTTTTGTACCATAAAGAAACTTGGAAAAGGGGGAAAATGTTTTGAAAAGTTGGGAGTAAATTTGAATCTGTGGGATCCAGGTGGTGTCCTTGTGTTCAGTGGTCTTGTTTAATCAAACACAGCATGcccttcaatttttttaaagaattgatttttatattattatagtactccattgtTTATGGGATCAagaagtttttgtttttggcaGTGATATCATATCAGACAGTAATCTGAAAATTCCTAAGACACAGTAGGTGAGGTGAAATTTTGAGACTGGAAGTAGCTGTTAGTGCAAAAATGGTGGATGATGATGTTGGTGATGAGAAGGTTCAGACATTCTCTTGGAAAATGGTAATGACTTTCCCTGCATTGTTGTCTTAGAGGCTGAGGCATGCACAGTCAAATGGTTGAATGGATAAAGCTGGTTCAGTCCACTCTATTACAACAAACTGAATTAACTAAACATGGGGCAGAAATAGACTAGAAATAATAGATTGTGTGGTGAAATGATAGAATGGTGAAGAAGGCTAAGAGCAGAGTGGAACATTGCAGCAATGCAGCTTCAGATGTCTTGACTGGTTTGCTGCTGATTCTGTTGTTGTCACCACAGACGCCGACACCGACCTCGACGCCATCATAGGCAGCAGAAGGGCTTAGACACAGCCCCAGGTTGCCACTGAGGTCCAGGTTCTTCCCAAGCCTTTTTAAGAAGGTTGAGTTGAAGGGGACAACACCTTCTAGAAAGTTCCTGCTCAGGTTGAGGTGGTAGATGTGGGAGAGATTGGAGAATGCATCTGGGATTTTTCCTGATAGTTTGTTGTTTTGGAGTGACAGAGAGCTGAGGTTGAGGAGCTGGGAGTATGCAGAAGGGATGGTGCCGGAGTAGCCGGAGTTGGAGAGGCGAAGCTCCTGCAGCTTCTTCAGCTGCCCGAGTTCCACGGGAAGGGAAACGGACATGGGATTGCTGTCCATCAAGAAATACTGCAGGTTGTGGAGGTTGATGAGGCCTTTGGGGAATGCACCATGCAGTCTGTTGTTGCTGAGTGCTAGGAAAACTAGAGACTGGAGGTGATTGATGGAGTCTGGGATGGTTCCGGTGAGGAGATTCGAGCTGAGGTCGAGCTTCTGGAGGATCCGAAGCTCGCCTATTGCAGAAGGGATTGGCCCTGTGAGCTTGTTGTAGCTCAGGTCAAGGCCTACAAGGTTTCCAAGATTCCCTAGCTCTAATGGGATTGCGCCCGTGAGGGCGTTGTAGCTCAGGTCGAGGTGCACGAGGGCGCTGGAGGTGAAGATCTCGGTCGGGATTGGCCCCATTAGCCGGTTCTGGGACAATGTGAGGATTTGGAGGGACTTTAGAGTGGAAATTTGAGGTGGGATTGTGCCAATGAGTGCGGAGTTTGATCTCAGGCTGAGCTGCTGGAGAGGGGAGGCCGGGAGGAGGTTGTTCGGAGGGATCGTGATTCGTGTCGGGGCGTTGGTGAAGCATTGGAAGATGAAGATCGCGTCGAGATTCGGGAGGTGGAAGATTTCTGGTGGGAACGTGGCAGAGTTCTTGCAAGACGGATTGGGAAAGGTGCCGAGGTCGAGGCGGGTGACGTGGAAGAGGTTGTCCGGGGTCGAGTGCTTGCACTCGATCCCCTGCCAGCCCGAGCCGGGCTGGCAGGGGTTCGGGTAAGCGACTCTCCAGTCCTGGTCGGCCGAGAGGCTCTCCATGATCTTGTACAAGGTTTCGAGCTCGTGACGGCTCATGCTGCTGGAAGGTGTGGTGTTGTCAGCTGCTAAGGATTGTTGATTGGTGGAGAAGATGAATAGCAGCAGAATGTGAAGAGGGAATAGGAATGGAGAGAGCATTTTTCTCTGGTTTCTTCTCTGTCTTGAGTTTGCTGCTAATAGGCTAATGGACTGAGAACTGTTTTAACATAGGAAGAAAGTTGTTTGATCACATTTGATTCAAacttagagagagagagagagagagagagaaaggaggGAGTAAATGGAGTCAAGAGCCAAGATTTGATTGACAAGATAGGTGGGGTCAAGAGCTTGAGTGAGAAAATTGAAGCCAAAGGGTAGGGCCAAGTGATGTTTCTTGAGAATTATgagttgagaaaaaaataggacaTGTTACATATTATCAGAGTTGATGATGACAATGGCaaacatcaaataaaatgaatgaaagtatataaagaagaaataaaagcaAGTATTGAGGTGAAAGGAGCCACTAGGCTTATCATgatcatttttaccatttctaGGGTTTTATCTCAAGATTTACTCTACTATAATAACTTTCTACCCTATGATACCAAACCTAGAAGTAGACCAAATGTCCCTAAATTTTCACCTAACACAATAATTTTCTACAGTCATTTCACTGTACTAGTTTCAACCATGAGATTAATGATGAATTTCATAATCTTAGATTCAGCAACCAAGAACAACCAACTGGTTATATTAATcatacacaaaattaatgtaaattaatCAGGTTGTACAAGGTACAGTACACCTAGTTGCCACCTTTAGCAACTTAGCACTCAATTTTAAAGCAAAACTCCAATGTACACATGTTATAGTTTGCTCGAATAGCCCGAGTCTTGAGCCCTTTGTGATTCTGCACTTTTGGGAAGCAAGAAGAATGTCTTGcacaaaaaggaaaagttgAAAGGTAATAAATAGGGCTCGAGGATTACGAGAACATCCGTAGGAAGTTGTTTGCATACGCCATTGGTTTGACATCAGGGTGCGGCTGCAGATGAAAGAATACAAAGGAAAATGtcgattaattttataaagacGGAAGGAAAGATTGGTGTTGCAATTATGCTAGACAAGatttagtagttttttttcctttgtttgcatattaaaatttgtttccAGATGAACAAAACAAATGCAAGGTTTCATGTTTCGTTTTTGTGAATGTTGCGGCTCAGAGGGCACGTGAAGGTGAGAAGCTACTAACCACTGCTGAGAACGTTGCGATATTGGGTTTGAGATCTGGTGCTTCAAAACGAATAAATGCGCCTTTGTTTCCCATCTGCAGCaagattaaaagaaattcaGATGCGGGGACAGGCTTTAATTTCGAGCAAAGTAAATTCATCGCAATAAAATTTACAAGCAGACTTGAGTGTCTGAAGTGAGAGCGACATTCAGCATatcattatttgaattatgaagtgtaaaataatgtaacaaGGAGACTGAGACTACTGCAGCCTAACATGCGACGCAAGActacataaacaaaaaaacagaaCAATTCGAAGCAAACAAACACTCCACCCATCCCCATTAATGTCGAGTCGTATTCTTTTCTAAGCTGTCCCATTATAGCTGAGTCATTTCACTTATGGCAAAAAATCCAACACACTtaatctcttacttttctctcttctactttGTTCTCTAATTACTTATCTATTattatctctcctactttattctcgctccaattaaatcattaattatttattcctaAATCTCCATGGCcaaaagaaacgcctcaacACTAATGGGTTGGAGAGAGTATGATGTATACGCACATGCACACCCCCTACAAAAAAAACAGTTCACGAAAACTAACTCCAGCTCCAGTACTGTAAAGCATTCGATGAGTAGACTCAAAACAGGCTATAAGAATAAGTTggataaaaaaacacattacCTGATCACAATAATTTGGAGCAGAGAATACAGTGATGAGTTTGCCATCATGCTCAATCTCGTAACCCTCATCCTTAACTTCATGTGACCTCACTACTAAATCTGTAAAATAATATGTTGAGCAAATGAGGTTTTTGTTTTTCGAATACAGTACAAGTAGAGCttgtaaatgaaaatgtgGTCGTTTACGTGAAAGACGGAGATTTACCTAGGTTATTGTCCTCCAAAAATCTTTTTGTTACATCTCCACCGAATGAAAGACCAACACCACGCTTGCTTGGTCCCCTGCCAAGCTGAGGTTGTGGATCACTCCACAGTAATTCACACATCAACCCTGGATAACAGTGACAGATAATGCGTCAAACTTACCTAAATCACTTGTCCTTGCTAACTGAGATAACTTATGTTGTTACAGATTTCAGCTAGAGCTTTATCAAGCTAACAGcatgataaaatttatcaagatagaACGATCATGAGGAAATATGCTATCAACATTAAGCTACCAGATCTAAGCACAAGATaatattaatgaaatgaatcaAAAGACAATGGAATCTGGATAAAATGCatctaattaataatgattttattattaggTGGGGTCGTGGGaacacaaaagaaaagaagatatCAGACAGTAGTCAAGCCAGAGAACGAATATTCAAAATCTAGAAAAGGCATCAAAGTATAGCTGATACCGGAACAGAACATTCATACAGGGTCTAAGCTACTTGCGGTTGCAGGAGAAGCCAAACTCTTCTCCTACCTtttatattttccacaataaaacatgctttataACTCTTTTTAGATAATGTGAAGTGGCAGACTTATTTCAAGGGAGATAAATTCCCCAGTTAATAAAGAACTTTAAAAGCCAAAGTGTACTGCAAACAGAACATATAAATAAGGAACTGAAATGTTGCATCTCAAGCTTACCCTCCTCAGGAGGCTCACAAAAACGGTCAATTGCACGGATGTCAGATAGCTTCACTCCATCAACACTGAAAAGACCTCCATGGACGACAAATACTTTGTTATTTATGACATGAGCCAAAGGTAAGCAACAGAACACTTCGGCAAATAGTTCCACAAATGTATCATTCAATTTGGATCTAACTTCACCCTCAAAACCATAAATCTTATTCATGCTCTTGCTTTCATGGTTCCCTCGAGAAAGGTATATAGCTGAAATTAGAATAAGCAGATATGTCAGAACCGATGCTACATGTCGCAATGCTGTCAGagacaaaatatttatgactaagcagaaatatatataattaacagGACAAGATGTAATTCATGCACCACCACTTCAGAGAGATacttaaaacattaaaaagatGATCCACAAtgataatttgtagattttgTGACTTTTTAGGCTCCTTATCATGCTGCCTTACACTTGGAAATACTCAACATTTAGCTGATCAACAGGCACGAATGTAGAATTATTGTACTCcctacatttcttaatatagGAACTTTTGAAAcgacacaggttttaatgcaaaattggcaaagtgagagagagatagaatgAAAAGGTGTGATAGTAGAAAATGGATCCCACCTCATCAGAGAGAAAGaagtttcctaaaatggaaagtttctaattttaagaaacataccaaaaaggaaagagtttCTATGTTTaagaaacagagggagtaataataaCTATGCATGATgcataaaatgcaatttaaagGAAAGGGAATCTCTCGAACTCAAACTAGCAGGATAATCTGAAAGTGGCTCAGGTATGTAAGAACTAAGAAtgcaattacaaattaaaaacaaaagatgTATGGATCACCTGATGGGCACATGCACTTGAAGGCAAACAGTGTCAGTATAACCTCTAAAGAAAATGAACCTCTATCTACGAAGTCTCCATTGAACAGATAGGGATTTTCTTCGGAAGGAAGTCCATTGAGCTCAAATATATTCATCAAATCATAAAACTGCAAGCACAATATGAGTCATGAACATATATTAGTTCTGGAAGGTCACACATAATGAATAGAAGTCCAACAGAAGCATCTCATGTAGTTGTTTTTCACAATAATAAGGGAAATAACATTTGTTTATCACCTCAAACAAAAACCCCAGAAAAACCTAGAAAATTAGCAGTCAAAAGAGCAGGAAAGAAATGCAGCCTTAAGATTTCCTTGATTTTCAAATGCGGCTTTGCATAAAGATTCAAGCAACTCATTAATAGAAATGAACAGCTGAATAAATGGCTTAGCTCTCTAGTGTACGTGTAGCATATCCATCCATATTGCATTTCATAACTACATGTTAATTGAATATGATACTTGACCAGATGAAAGCCTGGACAGCAAATTTGTAAGTCAGAATGTGGCAGTTATGAAGGCACTTAAGACAGTTAACTAGTGTTGGCAAATTGACATACGAACTAAAGGAGTGAGGACAGCTCACTAAGTCTTTCTGTACTACCTGACCATGTACATCACCGCATACAGTGAAATGCTTTCCATCGGGAACATGAATATCGACGAGAGATGGCAATTCTCGCAACAAATCTCTCATTTGCAGCACGATCTGGCATGCATATCTGTAACcaaaaaaatctaatactGAGATTCAAATAATCCACTTCAAAAAATACAAGGAAtattaataacataaattagCCATAGAAGTGCAGGACTTGCTCTAGGCATACTCATCTAGAaacaagaaataataaaacaaaacatgttATTTACCACACTAGAACAGTATACCTTTTGTGTAGAAACTTCTGATTCTTGAAGTCCTCCAGCATTTTCTTGACAAAATCTAATGTAACAACATCCCCCTCTATTCTTGCTCCAGAATATTGTGAGTCAACCTCTGTttgaaataaaacacaaaacacagTCAATTGGTTGGTTTTTTGTTCTGTAGCATGTCTAGCAAGTTATCATATCCTTTTTTGAAGTGtacaaaaaagtcaaaatgGGCTTGAAACAAACATTTAGCAACATAAGCcattattattgatattattaattgttttataatgagccccagaaaaaaaaatagtcaatgGGGTggtttttccatttattaCTGACTTTCTGCTACCTGTcataaaaagatgaaaattttatcaCTGAAAAAAGAACTGAAGTAAAATCGGCTGAGGAATCCCACAGCAGAATCAGTCATTATAGTTGAAGtaatgtaaaaagaaaaaataattcaggAGATACATGTTTAAGTTTCATTGAAGAAAAGACCTATGTGTAACTTCTTTAGGACACAGGACAGTGGTGCAATTGATCATGTCAGCCATAAGAAAACACTTTTCAGTCAACAAAGGAGGTTCGTATCATTCTACTTTAATTTCTGAGGATCTCCGCACTAATGATTTTCTATACTAGAAGGTCAGTCAACATAGAAGCACAAGCATAAAGAAGAATGCTCCTAACTGAAGAGGTCATATGCCTCTAGCAACATATACTAGCTCAGATTACTGATAATACAACCAatctaataaataaagaaagctAACATCAATCAGTACCGAGCAATGGATGAACATAATTATCAGTGACTTGAGGTATTGTCCTTTAAgatacttttacttttaagtgaCAGTTTGAAACAGTTATGCTATAATCACA
The nucleotide sequence above comes from Salvia hispanica cultivar TCC Black 2014 chromosome 5, UniMelb_Shisp_WGS_1.0, whole genome shotgun sequence. Encoded proteins:
- the LOC125188015 gene encoding receptor like protein 29-like codes for the protein MLSPFLFPLHILLLFIFSTNQQSLAADNTTPSSSMSRHELETLYKIMESLSADQDWRVAYPNPCQPGSGWQGIECKHSTPDNLFHVTRLDLGTFPNPSCKNSATFPPEIFHLPNLDAIFIFQCFTNAPTRITIPPNNLLPASPLQQLSLRSNSALIGTIPPQISTLKSLQILTLSQNRLMGPIPTEIFTSSALVHLDLSYNALTGAIPLELGNLGNLVGLDLSYNKLTGPIPSAIGELRILQKLDLSSNLLTGTIPDSINHLQSLVFLALSNNRLHGAFPKGLINLHNLQYFLMDSNPMSVSLPVELGQLKKLQELRLSNSGYSGTIPSAYSQLLNLSSLSLQNNKLSGKIPDAFSNLSHIYHLNLSRNFLEGVVPFNSTFLKRLGKNLDLSGNLGLCLSPSAAYDGVEVGVGVCGDNNRISSKPVKTSEAALLQCSTLLLAFFTILSFHHTIYYF
- the LOC125189190 gene encoding serine/threonine-protein phosphatase 5 isoform X2; this encodes MPPSMATENSTNTSRAEEFKVQANEAFKAHKFSQAIDLYTQAIELNHDNAVYWANRAFAHTKLEEYGSAIQDATSAIEIDPKYSKGYYRRGAAYLAMGKFKEALKDFQQVKRLCPNDPDAAKKLKECEKAVMKLKFEEAISVPESEKRSVADSIDYHTIGTSPGSSYVSLKVTAVAAAVALLAVYVGTKGSIAVATTAMTIVLVVFGTYWQGRCKESVFTKGRTLDLEVDSQYSGARIEGDVVTLDFVKKMLEDFKNQKFLHKRYACQIVLQMRDLLRELPSLVDIHVPDGKHFTVCGDVHGQFYDLMNIFELNGLPSEENPYLFNGDFVDRGSFSLEVILTLFAFKCMCPSAIYLSRGNHESKSMNKIYGFEGLFSVDGVKLSDIRAIDRFCEPPEEGLMCELLWSDPQPQLGRGPSKRGVGLSFGGDVTKRFLEDNNLDLVVRSHEVKDEGYEIEHDGKLITVFSAPNYCDQMGNKGAFIRFEAPDLKPNIATFSAVPHPDVKPMAYANNFLRMFS
- the LOC125189190 gene encoding serine/threonine-protein phosphatase 5 isoform X3: MPPSMATENSTNTSRAEEFKVQANEAFKAHKFSQAIDLYTQAIELNHDNAVYWANRAFAHTKLEEYGSAIQDATSAIEIDPKYSKGYYRRGAAYLAMGKFKEALKDFQQVKRLCPNDPDAAKKLKECEKAVMKLKFEEAISVPESEKRSVADSIDYHTIGTSPGSSYVSLKVTAVAAAVALLAVYVGTKGSIAVATTAMTIVLVVFGTYWQGRCKESVFTKGRTLDLEVDSQYSGARIEGDVVTLDFVKKMLEDFKNQKFLHKRYACQIVLQMRDLLRELPSLVDIHVPDGKHFTVCGDVHGQFYDLMNIFELNGLPSEENPYLFNGDFVDRGSFSLEVILTLFAFKCMCPSGLFSVDGVKLSDIRAIDRFCEPPEEGLMCELLWSDPQPQLGRGPSKRGVGLSFGGDVTKRFLEDNNLDLVVRSHEVKDEGYEIEHDGKLITVFSAPNYCDQMGNKGAFIRFEAPDLKPNIATFSAVPHPDVKPMAYANNFLRMFS
- the LOC125189190 gene encoding serine/threonine-protein phosphatase 5 isoform X1, which gives rise to MPPSMATENSTNTSRAEEFKVQANEAFKAHKFSQAIDLYTQAIELNHDNAVYWANRAFAHTKLEEYGSAIQDATSAIEIDPKYSKGYYRRGAAYLAMGKFKEALKDFQQVKRLCPNDPDAAKKLKECEKAVMKLKFEEAISVPESEKRSVADSIDYHTIGTSPGSSYVSLKVTAVAAAVALLAVYVGTKGSIAVATTAMTIVLVVFGTYWQGRCKESVFTKGRTLDLEVDSQYSGARIEGDVVTLDFVKKMLEDFKNQKFLHKRYACQIVLQMRDLLRELPSLVDIHVPDGKHFTVCGDVHGQFYDLMNIFELNGLPSEENPYLFNGDFVDRGSFSLEVILTLFAFKCMCPSAIYLSRGNHESKSMNKIYGFEGEVRSKLNDTFVELFAEVFCCLPLAHVINNKVFVVHGGLFSVDGVKLSDIRAIDRFCEPPEEGLMCELLWSDPQPQLGRGPSKRGVGLSFGGDVTKRFLEDNNLDLVVRSHEVKDEGYEIEHDGKLITVFSAPNYCDQMGNKGAFIRFEAPDLKPNIATFSAVPHPDVKPMAYANNFLRMFS
- the LOC125189190 gene encoding serine/threonine-protein phosphatase 5 isoform X4; this encodes MPPSMATENSTNTSRAEEFKVQANEAFKAHKFSQAIDLYTQAIELNHDNAVYWANRAFAHTKLEEYGSAIQDATSAIEIDPKYSKGYYRRGAAYLAMGKFKEALKDFQQVKRLCPNDPDAAKKLKECEKAVMKLKFEEAISVPESEKRSVADSIDYHTIEVDSQYSGARIEGDVVTLDFVKKMLEDFKNQKFLHKRYACQIVLQMRDLLRELPSLVDIHVPDGKHFTVCGDVHGQFYDLMNIFELNGLPSEENPYLFNGDFVDRGSFSLEVILTLFAFKCMCPSAIYLSRGNHESKSMNKIYGFEGEVRSKLNDTFVELFAEVFCCLPLAHVINNKVFVVHGGLFSVDGVKLSDIRAIDRFCEPPEEGLMCELLWSDPQPQLGRGPSKRGVGLSFGGDVTKRFLEDNNLDLVVRSHEVKDEGYEIEHDGKLITVFSAPNYCDQMGNKGAFIRFEAPDLKPNIATFSAVPHPDVKPMAYANNFLRMFS